One window of the Actinomycetota bacterium genome contains the following:
- a CDS encoding DUF362 domain-containing protein, which translates to MKEKVLVLEAGYDEGLLRERMRQILEEFPLALDGKEVLVKPNLLGPWPGESGIITHPLVVKAMVEVLKERGCRVRVGDNPGLRGYGCIGRVCRETGMEEAVGGEWTNMAASPRTVPLRSRFVSEVSISSQVLDCEVLISMPKFKTHVSTLITGAVKNSFGFLVGADKARMHAAAPRFRDFDELLVDIYQIRVPDLVVMDAVTAMEGNGPSCEDVRELGKILASRNGVALDAVMAAMMGLDPARVPTLVVAAERGLGPASLEDIEVSGLLEVIPGFKRPSTVPRMSWTAPFQRLVFALLSHRALEVDRSRCTGCRTCEEGCPVGAIKVERYPRFDPSRCINCYCCYELCPEHAVKLNRLLRLVQGRA; encoded by the coding sequence ATGAAGGAGAAGGTGCTGGTGCTCGAGGCGGGCTACGACGAGGGCCTGCTGCGTGAGCGCATGCGGCAGATACTGGAGGAGTTCCCACTCGCCCTGGACGGGAAAGAGGTCCTTGTAAAACCGAACCTGCTCGGCCCGTGGCCGGGGGAGAGCGGCATCATCACCCACCCCCTGGTGGTGAAGGCCATGGTGGAGGTCCTGAAGGAGAGGGGATGCCGGGTACGGGTGGGCGATAATCCCGGCCTGCGGGGTTACGGCTGCATAGGCAGGGTGTGCAGGGAAACCGGGATGGAGGAAGCGGTGGGTGGGGAATGGACGAACATGGCCGCCTCACCGCGCACCGTGCCCCTGCGCTCGCGCTTCGTGAGTGAGGTCTCCATCTCCTCCCAGGTGCTCGACTGCGAGGTGCTCATCTCCATGCCCAAGTTCAAGACCCACGTCAGCACCCTCATCACCGGCGCGGTGAAGAACAGCTTCGGCTTTCTGGTGGGTGCGGACAAGGCGCGCATGCACGCCGCCGCGCCGCGTTTCCGCGACTTCGACGAGCTGCTGGTGGACATCTACCAGATACGCGTGCCCGACCTGGTGGTCATGGACGCGGTGACGGCCATGGAGGGCAATGGTCCCTCGTGCGAGGACGTCCGCGAGCTGGGGAAGATCCTCGCCTCCCGCAACGGCGTGGCCCTGGACGCGGTGATGGCCGCCATGATGGGCCTGGACCCCGCGCGGGTGCCCACCCTGGTGGTCGCCGCGGAGCGCGGGCTGGGTCCCGCATCCCTGGAGGACATAGAGGTGTCCGGCCTCCTAGAGGTCATCCCGGGCTTCAAGCGCCCCTCCACCGTGCCGCGCATGTCCTGGACGGCGCCCTTCCAGCGCCTGGTGTTCGCCCTTCTCTCCCACCGCGCCCTGGAGGTGGACCGCAGCCGCTGTACCGGCTGCCGCACCTGCGAGGAGGGCTGCCCCGTGGGGGCGATAAAGGTGGAACGGTATCCCCGCTTCGATCCCTCGAGGTGCATCAACTGCTACTGCTGCTACGAGCTGTGTCCCGAGCACGCCGTGAAGCTCAACCGCCTGCTGCGTCTCGTCCAGGGGCGGGCATAG
- a CDS encoding acyl--CoA ligase yields MALKGWPRDGVIDEWYEGALESVYARRYQNLYAVFLDGLQKYPDEEIFVFPTLGERYTRRHLDELVRRTAASLIDDYGIAKGDRVAMILLNNPEFCISYLAIAAAGAISVVINARLETEEIAYQLRDSGARLLIVERDLYERVQPLKGQLESLADIVVSGSEGVDGNPPFTSLLAREAPGHIRVEVSERDICSICYTSGTTGKPKGSIITHRNVVANAMALLSCMPYLIPEKYTMEDVHRIKQMISVPLFHVTALHTLFNLCLLGAGAVVLPVFQADQVIESMIEEEVNFFVGVTAMFWLLRMQPNYQKLVEAGKVEVMFQGGSPMPPELGELMLRDFPHAKIGNGFGMTETTSIGAGSLLPPEEVVRRGSSIGWPTPPTLFKAVDENLREVPVGEPGELLISGSGVCRGYWNLPEKTRESFIVDEDGRRWHRSGDVVVVDEEGFYTIVDRKKDMILRGGENVYSVEVENLILMNPKVLQAAVVGVPDQVLGEKIKAVVFPMPGHSLTPEEVLDFCRGKIADYKVPDYVVISEAPLPMNPGGKIMKDRLREA; encoded by the coding sequence ATGGCCTTGAAAGGCTGGCCGCGCGACGGCGTTATCGACGAATGGTACGAGGGCGCGCTGGAGAGCGTTTACGCGCGAAGGTACCAGAACCTCTATGCCGTATTCCTCGACGGGCTACAGAAATACCCCGACGAGGAGATCTTCGTCTTCCCCACCCTGGGCGAGAGGTACACGCGCAGACACCTGGACGAACTGGTGCGGAGGACGGCCGCCTCCCTCATCGACGACTACGGCATCGCCAAGGGCGACCGCGTGGCCATGATCCTCCTGAACAACCCCGAGTTCTGCATCAGCTACCTGGCCATCGCCGCCGCGGGGGCGATATCGGTGGTGATAAACGCCAGGCTGGAGACAGAGGAGATCGCCTACCAGCTGCGCGATTCCGGGGCGCGCCTGCTCATCGTGGAGAGGGACCTCTATGAGAGGGTACAGCCCCTCAAGGGTCAGCTGGAGAGCCTCGCCGACATCGTGGTCAGCGGAAGCGAAGGCGTTGACGGCAACCCGCCCTTCACCAGCCTCCTGGCGCGGGAAGCCCCGGGTCACATCAGGGTGGAGGTGAGCGAGAGGGACATCTGCAGTATCTGCTACACCTCCGGCACCACGGGAAAGCCGAAGGGAAGCATCATCACCCACCGCAATGTGGTCGCCAACGCCATGGCCCTGTTGAGCTGCATGCCATACCTCATCCCGGAAAAATATACCATGGAGGACGTCCACCGCATAAAGCAGATGATCTCGGTGCCGCTCTTTCACGTCACCGCCCTGCACACACTTTTCAACCTCTGCCTGCTGGGAGCGGGCGCGGTGGTGTTGCCCGTGTTCCAGGCCGACCAGGTCATCGAGTCCATGATCGAGGAGGAGGTCAATTTCTTCGTGGGGGTCACGGCCATGTTCTGGCTGCTGCGCATGCAACCCAACTACCAGAAACTGGTGGAGGCGGGCAAAGTGGAGGTCATGTTCCAGGGGGGGTCCCCCATGCCCCCGGAGCTGGGGGAGCTCATGCTCAGGGATTTCCCCCACGCCAAGATCGGCAACGGCTTCGGGATGACCGAGACCACCTCCATCGGGGCGGGCTCACTGCTCCCGCCGGAGGAGGTCGTGAGGCGGGGCTCGTCCATCGGCTGGCCCACTCCTCCCACCTTGTTCAAGGCGGTGGACGAGAACCTGCGCGAGGTCCCGGTGGGTGAGCCGGGAGAGCTGCTGATCAGCGGCTCGGGGGTCTGCCGCGGCTACTGGAACCTTCCCGAAAAGACGCGCGAGAGCTTCATCGTGGACGAGGACGGCAGGCGGTGGCACCGCTCGGGCGACGTGGTGGTGGTGGACGAAGAGGGATTCTATACCATCGTGGACCGCAAGAAGGACATGATCCTGCGCGGCGGCGAGAACGTCTATTCCGTGGAGGTGGAGAACCTCATCCTCATGAACCCCAAGGTCCTCCAGGCGGCGGTGGTGGGGGTTCCCGACCAGGTGCTGGGGGAGAAGATAAAGGCGGTGGTGTTCCCCATGCCGGGACACAGCCTGACCCCCGAGGAGGTGCTGGATTTCTGCCGCGGGAAGATCGCGGATTACAAGGTCCCGGATTACGTGGTCATCTCCGAGGCGCCGCTGCCCATGAACCCCGGGGGCAAGATCATGAAGGACCGCCTGCGGGAGGCCTAG